One segment of Chlorocebus sabaeus isolate Y175 chromosome 26, mChlSab1.0.hap1, whole genome shotgun sequence DNA contains the following:
- the CCNB2 gene encoding G2/mitotic-specific cyclin-B2: MALLRRPTVSSDLENIDTGFNSKVKSHVTIRRTVLEEIGNKVTTRAAQVAKKAQNTKVPVQPTKTTNVNKQLKPTASVKPVQMEMLAPKGPSPTPEDVSMKEENLCQAFSDALLCKIEDIDNEDWENPQLCSDYVKDIYQYLRQLEVLQSINPHFLDGRDINGRMRAILVDWLVQVHSKFRLLQETLYMCVAIMDRFLQVQPVSRKKLQLVGITALLLASKYEEMFSPNIEDFVYITDNAYTSSQIREMETLILKELKFELGRPLPLHFLRRASKAGEVDVEQHTLAKYLMELTLIDYDMVHYHPSKVAAAASCLSQKLLGQGKWNLKQQYYTGYTENEVLEVMQHMAKNVVKVNENLTKFIAIKNKYASSKLLKISTIPQLNSKAVKDLASPLMGRS; the protein is encoded by the exons ATGGCGCTGCTCCGACGCCCGACG gtgtcCAGTGATTTGGAGAATATTGACACAGGATTTAATTCTAAAGTTAAGAGTCATGTGACTATTAGGCGAACTGTTTTAGAAGAAATTGGAAATAAAGTTACAACCAGAGCAGCACAAGTAGCTAAG AAAGCTCAGAACACCAAAGTACCAGTTCAACCCACCAAAACAACAAATGTCAACAAACAACTGAAACCTACTGCTTCTGTCAAACCAGTACAGATGGAAATGTTGGCCCCAAAG GGTCCTTCTCCCACACCTGAGGATGTCTCCATGAAGGAAGAGAATCTCTGCCAAGCTTTTTCTGATGCCTTGCTCTGCAAAATCGAGGACATTGATAATGAAGATTGGGAGAACCCTCAGCTCTGCAGTGACTACGTTAAGGATATCTATCAGTATCTCAGGCAGCTGGAG GTTTTGCAGTCCATAAACCCACATTTCTTAGATGGAAGAGATATAAATGGACGCATGCGTGCCATCCTGGTGGACTGGCTGGTGCAGGTCCACTCCAAGTTTAGGCTTCTGCAGGAGACTCTGTACATGTGTGTTGCCATTATGGATCGATTTTTACAG GTTCAGCCAGTTTCCCGGAAGAAGCTTCAATTAGTTGGGATTACTGCTCTGCTCTTGGCTTCCAAGTATGAGGAGATGTTTTCTCCAAATATTGAAGACTTTGTTTACATCACAGACAACGCTTATACCAGTTCCCAAATCCGAGAAATGGaaactctaattttgaaagaattgaAATTTGAGTTGGGTCGACCATTGCCACTACACTTCTTAAGGCGAGCATCAAAAGCCGGGGAA GTTGATGTTGAACAGCACACTTTAGCCAAATATTTGATGGAGCTGACTCTCATCGACTATGATATGGTGCATTATCATCCTTCTAAAGTAGCAGCAGCTGCTTCCTGTTTGTCTCAGAAGCTTCTAGGACAAGGAAAATGG AACTTAAAGCAGCAGTATTACACAGGATACACAGAGAATGAAGTTTTGGAAGTCATGCAGCACATGGCCAAGAATGTGGTGAAAGTAAACGAAAACTTAACTAAATTCATC